A genomic window from Chitinophaga pollutisoli includes:
- a CDS encoding LytTR family DNA-binding domain-containing protein codes for MKMTAIAIDDEPVALSVIAAHAEKVPFIELKRTFTNAFEAMDYLRREKIDLLFLDIKMPDISGLDFLSGLHEPPMTIFTTAYSEHAVQSFELDAIDYLLKPFSLARFLKACNKAHSLMVLKQDRPQAAAAQAQDYIFIKSGYEQWKIAFQDILFVESAGNYVQFVLGDRKLLSRLSMQEALDLLPTGQFTRVHRSYIVANARVDRIDRNNVYVGDAEIPIGAAFAEAIGKISGDG; via the coding sequence ATGAAAATGACCGCCATCGCGATCGACGACGAACCCGTAGCACTGTCCGTGATTGCCGCGCATGCGGAGAAGGTGCCTTTCATTGAATTGAAGCGCACCTTCACCAATGCGTTCGAAGCCATGGACTACCTGCGGCGCGAAAAGATTGATTTACTCTTCCTCGATATCAAAATGCCGGATATCTCGGGGCTCGATTTCCTGTCGGGCCTCCACGAGCCGCCCATGACCATCTTCACCACCGCGTATTCCGAACATGCGGTGCAGAGCTTTGAACTGGATGCGATCGATTATCTCCTGAAACCCTTTTCCCTGGCACGTTTCCTGAAAGCATGCAATAAGGCGCACAGCCTCATGGTGCTGAAGCAGGACCGTCCGCAGGCCGCCGCCGCGCAGGCCCAGGATTATATTTTCATCAAAAGCGGATACGAGCAATGGAAGATTGCCTTCCAGGATATCCTGTTCGTGGAAAGCGCCGGAAATTATGTACAGTTCGTACTGGGCGACCGTAAGCTGCTGAGCCGCCTCTCCATGCAGGAAGCGCTCGATCTGCTGCCCACGGGCCAGTTTACCCGCGTTCACCGCTCGTATATCGTGGCCAATGCGCGCGTCGACCGTATCGACCGGAACAATGTGTATGTGGGCGATGCGGAAATACCGATCGGGGCGGCGTTTGCCGAAGCGATAGGGAAAATCAGCGGGGATGGTTGA
- a CDS encoding DUF4407 domain-containing protein: MTGTTQQPAENTPVKNYEPDGWSRFLWWLAAADPEVLAECKADRERYRIIGLAVLVTALFATLSWGYFFSTVVKDDLLIGGLALFFGFAVLCIDRSLIAAMQRNGKPQVLPVAFRLILAITIGLFISQPVVLMLFQKDVQAQMVIDRQKKMETYRQHQTAYNAERTNRLRNQLAGYDKNLAGREKQVQDYKDAYIRETDGTGGSGRIGEYAVAKVKRNEYLKAEEALRQLRSETAVLREGPLQELAVIQAEDSIREAAYRATLTDGFLAQIEALNTLTEERPPLQQRYRLIVFIITLIEIMPLLTKLMMPKGEYDARLAAMTAASVSQSELTAKEQRLLQAHFHEGAGAADKEVMDHIFGLTASARRRESEKLVEEWEQADGRSFRKLWDSARRLLLLHKA, encoded by the coding sequence TCTGGTGGCTCGCCGCCGCCGACCCGGAAGTGCTCGCCGAATGCAAAGCCGACAGGGAAAGATACCGCATCATCGGCCTGGCAGTGCTCGTTACCGCCCTTTTCGCGACCCTGTCCTGGGGGTATTTCTTTTCTACCGTCGTGAAAGACGATCTTCTCATCGGCGGACTGGCGCTCTTTTTCGGGTTCGCCGTGCTCTGCATCGACAGGAGCCTCATCGCCGCCATGCAGCGCAACGGCAAGCCGCAGGTACTGCCCGTGGCCTTCCGCCTCATTCTTGCCATTACCATCGGGTTGTTTATTTCGCAACCGGTAGTGCTGATGCTGTTCCAGAAAGATGTGCAGGCGCAAATGGTGATAGACCGGCAAAAGAAGATGGAGACATACCGGCAACATCAAACCGCTTATAACGCCGAACGGACCAACCGGTTGCGCAACCAGCTGGCGGGATATGATAAAAACCTGGCCGGCCGCGAAAAGCAGGTACAGGATTATAAAGACGCCTATATCCGCGAAACCGACGGTACCGGCGGCTCTGGCCGCATCGGCGAGTACGCCGTGGCGAAAGTGAAGCGGAACGAATACCTGAAAGCCGAAGAAGCATTGCGGCAACTCCGTTCCGAAACCGCCGTCCTCCGCGAGGGGCCCCTGCAGGAACTCGCGGTGATCCAGGCGGAAGACAGCATCCGCGAAGCCGCCTACCGTGCTACGCTGACCGACGGCTTCCTGGCGCAGATCGAGGCGCTGAACACGCTCACGGAAGAGCGTCCGCCCCTGCAACAACGCTACCGGCTCATCGTGTTCATCATCACCCTCATCGAAATCATGCCCCTCCTCACCAAACTCATGATGCCCAAAGGCGAATACGACGCGCGCCTGGCGGCGATGACGGCGGCGAGCGTCAGCCAGTCGGAGCTTACGGCCAAAGAGCAACGCTTGCTGCAGGCGCATTTCCATGAAGGCGCGGGCGCGGCGGATAAAGAAGTAATGGACCATATTTTCGGATTGACGGCCAGCGCCCGCCGGCGCGAGTCGGAAAAACTGGTGGAGGAATGGGAACAGGCCGATGGGCGCAGCTTCCGCAAACTCTGGGATTCCGCGCGCAGGTTGCTGTTACTCCATAAGGCCTGA